From the genome of Lotus japonicus ecotype B-129 chromosome 6, LjGifu_v1.2, one region includes:
- the LOC130726754 gene encoding glutathione S-transferase F9-like has protein sequence MVVKVYGPTYAAPKGVVMCLIEKEIEFESVPVDLSKGENKTPEFLKIQPFGKIPVIQDGDYTLYESRAINRYLAEKYKNQGTELLGKTIEERGLVEQWLEVEAQNFHPPLHKLVLHVLFAPIRGFPSDPKVIEESEVKLLKVLDIYEERLSKSKYLAGDFFSLADLSHLPFGYYLVNQTGRENLVRERKHVSAWWDDISTRPSWQKVLQLYKYPV, from the exons ATGGTGGTGAAGGTGTATGGTCCCACCTATGCTGCTCCAAAAGGGGTGGTTATGTGTCTGATTGAGAAAGAAATTGAGTTTGAATCAGTGCCCGTTGACCTCTCCAAAGGGGAAAACAAGACACCTGAGTTCCTCAAGATTCAG CCTTTTGGAAAGATTCCTGTAATTCAAGATGGTGATTATACACTCTATG AATCTAGAGCAATAAATAGATACTTGGCAGAGAAGTATAAAAACCAAGGGACAGAGTTGTTGGGGAAGACAATAGAAGAAAGGGGTCTTGTGGAGCAATGGCTTGAAGTAGAAGCACAAAACTTTCATCCACCACTCCACAAGCTAGTTCTCCATGTTCTGTTTGCTCCAATAAGGGGTTTTCCATCAGACCCAAAAGTGATTGAAGAGAGTGAGGTAAAGCTTTTGAAGGTGCTTGATATATATGAGGAGAGATTGTCAAAGAGCAAGTACTTGGCTGGAGATTTCTTCAGCCTTGCTGATCTGAGTCATCTTCCATTTGGTTATTATTTGGTGAACCAAACTGGGAGAGAGAATTTGGTGAGGGAGAGAAAGCATGTGAGTGCTTGGTGGGATGATATTAGCACCAGGCCTTCTTGGCAAAAGGTGCTCCAGCTTTACAAATACCCTGTCTAG